A portion of the Deltaproteobacteria bacterium genome contains these proteins:
- a CDS encoding four helix bundle protein, whose translation MSYKNLKIWQLARELVIDVHKMTLTKLPKFEMFEEGSQIRRSIKSVKSTIVEGCGRRRYKQEFIRFLTYAIASNDETIDHLETLYETESLTDKAMHEAIHDKLEVLGKKLNLFIQSVERGHNSQE comes from the coding sequence ATGAGTTATAAGAATTTGAAAATTTGGCAATTAGCACGGGAGTTGGTGATCGACGTCCATAAAATGACGCTCACGAAATTACCCAAGTTTGAGATGTTCGAAGAAGGATCTCAGATTCGCCGGTCAATAAAATCCGTGAAATCAACGATTGTCGAAGGCTGTGGCAGGCGAAGATACAAGCAGGAATTCATACGATTTCTAACCTATGCAATTGCCTCAAATGATGAAACTATCGATCACTTGGAAACGCTTTATGAAACTGAATCACTAACGGACAAAGCAATGCACGAAGCAATTCATGATAAGCTGGAAGTTCTTGGCAAAAAACTGAATCTGTTCATTCAATCCGTGGAAAGGGGTCATAACAGTCAGGAATAG